In Gadus macrocephalus chromosome 4, ASM3116895v1, the following proteins share a genomic window:
- the LOC132455154 gene encoding coiled-coil domain-containing protein 106-like translates to MRRADTRSRSKRPANTLSSARNTPAAGDESVEEEAAGTSSTARTTVAPNAQLASTRMYHELQMARQKLDWQQELVKDLTKERDFLLEQLAMTARKKDKGSPPQAKKCQSQGADSTDSSKSGPDSSHSSSDSSSDSSSDSSSSDEGRKKKKKKKNSRGKGRKQGKRAKNRKGQGVYQRAKDPEEVVARYRKVLKICRKGRTMGAAFKAVGVDRNTIVVNAPMAELCIAAPEAYAELKESAPKKEKLSSFAQRCKDAIDVDENIVTRIKEYKDSGKLLPITKKN, encoded by the exons ATGAGACGTGCTGATACCCGCTCTCGGTCTAAACGTCCAGCGAACACGCTGAGCTCGGCAAGGAATACCCCTGCCGCCGGAGACGAATCGGTTGAGGAGGAAGCAGCGGGAACGTCTTCCACCG CTAGGACCACAGTCGCTCCTAATGCCCAACTGGCTTCAACGAGAATGTACCATGAGCTGCAGATGGCCAGGCAGAAGTTGGACTGGCAGCAGGAGCTGGTTAAAGACTTGACCAAAGAAAGGGACTTCCTGCTGGAACAACTGGCTATGA CAGCAAGAAAAAAGGACAAGGGCAGTCCACCCCAGGCGAAGAAgtgccagtcgcagggagccgACTCAACCGACTCGTCCAAGTCGGGGCCTGATTCTTCCCACTCTTCTTCCGACTCTTCTTCCGACTCTTCCTCCGACTCTTCCTCCTCGGATGAGGgacggaagaagaagaagaagaagaagaacagcaGGGGAAAAGGACGGAAGCAGGGGAAAAGGGCAAAGAACCGGAAGGGGCAAGGTGTTTACCAGCGAG CTAAAGATCCTGAAGAGGTGGTGGCCCGGTACCGCAAGGTGCTGAAAATCTGCAGGAAGGGAAGAACCATGGGGGCAGCCTTCAAAGCTGTGGGGGTCGACCGCAACACCATTGTTGTAAATGCCCCCATGGCAGAGCTGTGCATTGCTGCCCCAGAGGCGTATGCAGAGCTAAAAGAGAGCGCCCCCAAAAAGGAGAAGCTCTCCAGTTTTGCACAGAGGTGCAAGGATGCCATAGACGTGGACGAAAACATTGTTACCCGAATCAAAGAATATAAAGACTCTGGCAAACTTTTGCCAATTACTAAAAAAAACTAG